A region from the Panicum hallii strain FIL2 chromosome 1, PHallii_v3.1, whole genome shotgun sequence genome encodes:
- the LOC112879038 gene encoding protein NRT1/ PTR FAMILY 7.2-like, with translation MSAINDGGMKMTVILVEDEETTMAAPAPMPSTKCCEYTLDGSVDIKGHPAVKGKSGGWLAGGLILVNQGLATLAFFGVNVNLVLFLTRVLGQSNGDAANNVSKWTGTVYMFSLIGAFLSDSFWGRYKTCAIFQAIFVLGLALLSVSSRLYLIRPEGCGMEQAPCGEHSGKELGIFYIALYMIAFGNGGYQPNIATFGADQFDEEDPAEAHSKVSFFSYFYLALNLGSLFSNTFLSYLEDEGRWALGFWASTAAAATALLLFLSGTLRYRYFQPGGNPIGRVCQVAFAACRNWKAGASAGVVVTLYEDDEKADAGGRKLLHTQGFSFLDRAAHVDADTKLGARDPWKLCTVTQVEEVKSILRLLPIWLCTILYSVVFTQMASLFVVQGAAMRRTTPFAGFSVPPSSMSAFDILAVATTIFLYRRAICPFLARLTGRPAGPTELQRMGLGLVVGALAMATAGTVEHFRKAGATTAMSSDLHIMWQVPQYALIGVSEVMMYVGQLEFFNGQMPDGLKSFGSAFCMMSMSLGNYFSDVIVSAVTRVTTTRGRPGWIPGDLNQGHLDRFYFLLAMLAVADFAVYLVCASRYGSGKVDGRSSDDEEEEGTAGQVASPGGERMA, from the exons ATG TCTGCCATTAACGACGGGGGCATGAAGATGACGGTGATCCTCGTGGAAGACGAGGAGACAACGatggccgcgccggcgccgatgcCATCCACCAAGTGCTGCGAGTATACCCTCGACGGCTCCGTCGACATCAAGGGCCACCCCGCCGTGAAGGGGAAATCGGGAGGATGGCTCGCCGGCGGCCTCATCCTCG TGAACCAGGGCCTGGCGACGCTGGCCTTCTTCGGCGTGAACGTGAACCTGGTGCTGTTCCTGACGCGAGTGCTGGGGCAGAGCAACGGCGACGCCGCCAACAACGTCAGCAAGTGGACGGGCACCGTGTACATGTTCTCCCTCATCGGCGCCTTCCTCAGCGACTCCTTCTGGGGGCGCTACAAGACCTGCGCCATCTTCCAGGCCATCTTCGTGCTC GGCCTGGCGCTGCTGTCGGTGTCGTCGCGCCTCTACCTGATCAGGCCGGAGGGGTGCGGGATGGAGCAGGCGCCGTGCGGCGAGCACTCCGGCAAGGAGCTGGGGATCTTCTACATCGCGCTGTACATGATCGCCTTCGGCAACGGCGGGTACCAGCCCAACATCGCCACCTTCGGCGCCGACCAGTTCGACGAGGAGGACCCCGCCGAGGCACACTCCAAGGTCTCCTTCTTCAGCTACTTCTACCTCGCCCTCAACCTCGGCTCGCTCTTCTCCAACACCTTCCTCAGCTACCTCGAGGACGAGGGCAGGTGGGCGCTGGGGTTCTGGGCAtccaccgcggccgccgccaccgcgctGCTGCTCTTCCTCAGCGGGACGCTCCGGTACCGCTACTTCCAGCCCGGCGGGAACCCGATCGGCAGGGTCTGCCAGGTCGCCTTCGCCGCCTGCAGGAACTGGAAAGCCGGCGCGTCGGCCGGCGTGGTGGTCACCCTGTACGAGGACGACGAGAAGGCGGATGCCGGTGGCAGGAAGCTCCTGCACACACAGGGCTTCAGTTTCTTGGACCGCGCGGCGCACGTGGACGCGGACACCAAGCTCGGCGCGCGCGACCCCTGGAAGCTGTGCACGGTGACGCAGGTGGAGGAGGTCAAGAGCATCCTGCGGCTCCTCCCCATCTGGCTCTGCACCATCCTCTACTCTGTCGTCTTCACCCAGATGGCCTCGCTCTTTGTCGTGCAGGGCGCCGCGATGCGCCGCACCACCCCGTTCGCCGGCTTCTCCGTCCCGCCCTCCAGCATGTCGGCCTTCGACATCCTCGCCGTCGCTACCACCATCTTCCTGTACCGCCGCGCCATCTGCCCGTTCCTGGCGAGGCTCACCGGGCGCCCGGCCGGCCCCACCGAGCTGCAGAGGATGGGCCTCGGCCTGGTCGTCGGCGCCCTGGCCATGGCCACGGCCGGGACGGTCGAGCACTTCAGGAAGGCCGGGGCCACCACGGCGATGAGCAGCGACCTGCACATCATGTGGCAGGTGCCGCAGTACGCGCTGATCGGCGTGTCGGAGGTGATGATGTACGTCGGGCAGCTCGAGTTCTTCAACGGCCAGATGCCCGACGGGCTCAAGAGTTTCGGGAGCGCGTTCTGCATGATGTCCATGTCGCTCGGCAACTACTTCAGTGACGTCATCGTGAGCGCGGTGACCAGGGTCACCACGACGCGCGGGCGGCCAGGGTGGATCCCGGGAGACCTGAACCAGGGACACCTCGACAGGTTCTACTTCCTGCTCGCCATGCTGGCCGTCGCGGACTTCGCGGTGTACCTCGTGTGCGCGAGCCGCTACGGGAGCGGCAAGGTGGACGGGAGGAGCagcgacgacgaggaggaggaggggacgGCAGGTCAGGTGGCATCCCCCGGTGGCGAACGCATGGCATGA